One window of the Devosia sp. 2618 genome contains the following:
- a CDS encoding TM2 domain-containing protein → MTMDRTSAQYDIEKKSLLVAYLLWALLGYVGAHRFYLGRPVSGIIMLALSAVTLVLTFVSFGLLGFLWFAVALWWLIDALLIPGIVGRSNSRIADRVFSTRR, encoded by the coding sequence ATGACCATGGACCGCACTTCGGCCCAATATGATATCGAAAAGAAATCGCTGCTCGTTGCCTATCTGCTATGGGCGCTGCTTGGCTATGTCGGGGCGCATCGGTTTTATCTCGGGCGGCCGGTGAGCGGGATTATCATGCTGGCGCTGTCCGCGGTGACACTGGTGCTGACATTCGTGTCGTTTGGCCTGTTGGGCTTTTTATGGTTCGCGGTGGCGCTGTGGTGGCTGATTGATGCCCTGCTGATCCCCGGCATTGTGGGGCGCAGCAATAGTCGCATTGCTGATCGCGTGTTTTCAACGCGACGCTGA
- the pyk gene encoding pyruvate kinase has protein sequence MRRMRRAKIVATLGPASHEEKMIEELAKAGADVFRINMSHASHEVLHQTVARIRAVEARLNHPLGILVDLQGPKLRVWKFAEGAVNLVAGQKFTLDSDKNDNGNAERVYLPHPEIIESVSVGDRLLLDDGKLALKATKVGNGSIETEVIYGGRLSDKKGVSLPDTLLPTGALTEKDHADLLEGLKAEADWIALSFVQRPEDIIDVRKIVQGRAGVMAKIEKPQAIDRLEEIIKLCDAIMVARGDLGVELPLETVPGLQKRMIRMARRYGKPVVVATQMLESMITAPVPTRAEVSDVSIAVFEGADAIMLSAESASGAYPVEAVATMNKVAVAVEGDANYRGIIRAAQTEPEATAADAISAATRQVAETLDLAAIVTYTASGSTGIRAARERPSKPIIVLSPNMRTIRRMSVVWGVHCVQTEDAVSLEDMVDRACVISYQEGFARPGDRIAITAGIPLGTPGATNMLRIAFVRQDGAGSS, from the coding sequence ATGAGACGCATGAGACGCGCAAAGATCGTCGCCACTCTTGGCCCCGCCAGCCACGAAGAGAAGATGATCGAGGAACTGGCCAAGGCCGGCGCCGATGTGTTCCGTATCAACATGAGCCATGCCAGCCACGAAGTGCTGCATCAGACCGTGGCGCGCATCCGCGCGGTCGAGGCACGTCTCAACCATCCACTCGGCATCCTGGTCGACCTTCAGGGTCCCAAGTTGCGCGTCTGGAAGTTTGCCGAAGGCGCCGTCAATCTGGTCGCCGGCCAGAAGTTCACGCTCGACAGCGACAAGAACGACAACGGCAATGCCGAGCGCGTTTACCTGCCCCATCCGGAAATCATCGAGAGCGTTTCGGTCGGTGACCGTCTCTTGCTAGACGATGGCAAGCTCGCGCTCAAGGCGACTAAAGTCGGTAATGGCTCGATTGAAACCGAAGTCATCTATGGCGGCCGCCTCAGCGACAAGAAGGGCGTCTCGCTGCCAGACACCCTGCTGCCCACCGGCGCACTGACCGAAAAAGATCACGCCGATCTGCTCGAAGGCCTCAAGGCCGAAGCCGACTGGATCGCGCTCTCCTTCGTCCAGCGTCCCGAAGACATCATCGACGTGCGCAAGATCGTTCAGGGTCGCGCCGGCGTCATGGCCAAGATCGAAAAGCCACAGGCCATCGATCGCCTCGAAGAAATCATCAAGCTGTGCGACGCCATCATGGTGGCACGTGGCGATCTGGGCGTTGAACTGCCGCTCGAAACCGTTCCCGGCCTGCAGAAGCGCATGATCCGCATGGCCCGCCGCTATGGCAAGCCAGTGGTCGTCGCCACCCAGATGCTGGAATCGATGATCACCGCACCGGTCCCGACCCGCGCCGAAGTTTCGGACGTTTCGATTGCCGTGTTCGAAGGCGCCGACGCCATCATGCTCTCGGCCGAGTCTGCGTCCGGCGCCTACCCCGTCGAAGCCGTTGCGACCATGAACAAGGTTGCCGTGGCCGTTGAAGGCGACGCCAACTATCGCGGCATCATCCGCGCTGCCCAGACCGAACCCGAAGCCACTGCCGCCGACGCCATTTCGGCGGCGACGCGCCAGGTTGCCGAAACGCTCGATCTGGCCGCTATCGTCACCTATACCGCATCCGGTTCGACCGGCATTCGCGCCGCCCGCGAACGGCCCAGCAAGCCGATCATCGTGCTGTCGCCAAACATGCGCACCATCCGCCGCATGTCAGTGGTCTGGGGCGTGCACTGCGTGCAGACCGAAGATGCCGTATCGCTCGAAGACATGGTCGACCGCGCCTGCGTCATTTCCTATCAGGAAGGCTTTGCCCGCCCCGGCGACCGCATCGCCATCACAGCCGGCATTCCGCTGGGCACGCCCGGCGCCACCAACATGCTGCGCATCGCCTTCGTCCGCCAGGACGGCGCTGGCTCCAGCTAA
- a CDS encoding DUF1036 domain-containing protein, translating into MFCGPVQPYPALRFNTFVVQSTWLKGAYPQFGQITALAIDQCVTMGSKKARFPMFAGRKLHITRLGMTLIGAMLASLAFFATPARADLRICNETSNLVSVSLGYRADRGWMSEGWWQTPPGDCRVLYQGDLQRRFYYIFAVDDIAGGAWDGAVFMCTRDETFTIFGVEDCLARGYERTGFFEIDTQNRTDWTLQLTENAAGPAVVGPDASEDLEDPTFLVDPDNVDTDEPQDDITTEETDTQ; encoded by the coding sequence TTGTTCTGTGGCCCCGTTCAACCTTACCCCGCGCTGCGGTTCAACACTTTTGTGGTCCAATCCACATGGCTGAAGGGTGCATACCCGCAATTCGGTCAAATCACGGCTTTAGCCATTGACCAATGCGTCACCATGGGCTCAAAGAAGGCACGTTTTCCGATGTTTGCTGGCAGAAAATTGCATATCACCCGTCTCGGCATGACCCTGATCGGCGCGATGCTCGCAAGCCTCGCATTTTTCGCGACGCCTGCCCGTGCCGATCTGCGCATCTGTAATGAAACCAGCAATCTGGTTTCAGTGTCGCTCGGCTATCGTGCCGACCGCGGCTGGATGAGTGAAGGCTGGTGGCAGACCCCACCCGGCGATTGCCGCGTGCTCTATCAGGGCGACCTGCAGCGGCGTTTCTATTACATCTTCGCGGTGGACGACATTGCTGGCGGCGCCTGGGATGGCGCGGTTTTCATGTGCACACGTGACGAAACCTTCACAATATTCGGGGTTGAGGATTGCCTTGCTCGCGGCTATGAGCGAACCGGCTTCTTTGAAATCGACACGCAAAACCGCACCGACTGGACTTTGCAACTGACCGAGAATGCAGCAGGCCCAGCCGTGGTTGGTCCCGATGCGAGTGAAGATCTGGAAGACCCGACATTCCTTGTCGATCCGGACAACGTCGACACCGACGAGCCTCAGGATGACATAACGACCGAAGAAACGGACACGCAATGA
- a CDS encoding DUF2312 domain-containing protein, with protein sequence MAVEDSVAQDQLRAFIERIERMEEEKAAIAADIKEIYAEAKGNGFDTKILRKIVTIRKQDANERMEQEAILELYMAALGMVDHPADD encoded by the coding sequence ATGGCCGTCGAAGACAGCGTTGCACAGGACCAGTTGCGGGCGTTCATCGAGCGCATCGAGCGCATGGAAGAAGAAAAGGCTGCGATCGCTGCCGACATCAAGGAAATCTACGCCGAAGCCAAGGGCAACGGCTTCGACACCAAAATCCTGCGCAAGATCGTGACGATCCGCAAGCAGGACGCCAATGAGCGCATGGAGCAGGAAGCAATCCTGGAACTCTACATGGCTGCTCTGGGCATGGTTGACCATCCGGCCGACGACTGA
- a CDS encoding MarR family transcriptional regulator gives MSTPESAEENFIEQMGLITQVDGGPRIAGRILGLLLVEGTAFNLSEMAKRLKISKASASTNARMLEASGIIRRTARPGDRQDYYELGSDPFSRMISSISTRMRDTAGLVLEAEAQFLPGQEAARARVHELADFYMRSAQFMAGWSAHIKHQPSDAPTEITGPK, from the coding sequence ATGAGCACGCCAGAGTCAGCAGAAGAAAATTTCATCGAGCAGATGGGATTGATCACGCAGGTGGACGGAGGGCCGCGCATTGCGGGGCGGATCCTCGGCCTTTTGCTGGTTGAGGGCACCGCTTTCAACCTCAGTGAAATGGCCAAGCGACTCAAGATCAGCAAGGCCAGTGCCAGTACCAATGCGCGGATGCTTGAAGCCAGTGGCATTATCCGGCGGACGGCGCGGCCGGGTGATCGGCAGGACTATTACGAACTGGGAAGCGATCCCTTTTCGCGCATGATCAGCTCGATCAGCACGCGGATGCGCGACACGGCGGGGCTGGTGCTGGAAGCGGAAGCGCAGTTCCTGCCCGGTCAGGAAGCGGCGCGCGCCCGGGTTCACGAGCTGGCCGACTTTTATATGCGTTCAGCGCAATTCATGGCCGGATGGTCGGCCCATATCAAACATCAGCCTTCTGACGCCCCAACAGAAATCACAGGTCCAAAATGA
- a CDS encoding efflux RND transporter periplasmic adaptor subunit — protein sequence MTTEQLKPEWAQSKREKENVERVAAGLKPKRRRWPWIILALIIIAAAVGWYLSSQQPAETPVVEAETAPVMQINPSEISTIQPQTLVQTVRVTGSLEPQQQTDLSSQVSGRVVAVMVRRGDAVKTGDVLLQLDTESLRIQLDQQTSTAEATRAQLVLAESQLLRTTDLIERGLAASSGIEQAQSSVNALRANLAALQGQVDAAQIALQNATLKSPMTGVISERSVQPGQTVQQGAALFTIVDLSTLDLNAAAPLGSSALLAKNQAVTITIEGVANRTFEGVVDRINPVAATGTRTIPVYISLDNTDGLLRGGMFAIGQVVIADRPDALAVPPAALREDAEGYYVLKLADGKVVRQAIKQGGSWNGNRLVEITSGLVAGDVVVTAPLTQLQPDDLVEMVEG from the coding sequence ATGACAACCGAACAGCTCAAACCCGAATGGGCCCAGTCGAAGCGGGAAAAGGAAAATGTCGAGCGCGTTGCCGCTGGGCTGAAGCCAAAGCGTCGCCGTTGGCCCTGGATCATTCTGGCGCTGATCATTATCGCGGCGGCCGTGGGGTGGTATCTGTCCAGCCAGCAGCCGGCTGAGACGCCGGTCGTTGAAGCGGAAACTGCGCCGGTGATGCAGATCAATCCGTCGGAGATTTCGACGATCCAGCCCCAGACGCTGGTGCAGACGGTGCGCGTCACAGGTTCGCTTGAGCCACAGCAGCAGACTGACCTCTCGTCGCAGGTTTCGGGGCGCGTGGTTGCCGTGATGGTGCGGCGCGGCGATGCGGTCAAGACCGGCGACGTGCTGTTGCAGCTCGATACCGAAAGCCTGCGCATTCAGCTCGATCAGCAGACCAGCACGGCGGAAGCCACGCGGGCCCAACTGGTGCTGGCGGAAAGCCAGTTGCTGCGCACGACCGACCTGATCGAGCGTGGCCTCGCCGCGTCGTCGGGCATCGAGCAGGCGCAGTCGAGCGTAAACGCCTTGCGGGCCAATCTGGCAGCGCTGCAGGGGCAGGTTGATGCGGCTCAGATCGCGTTGCAGAACGCGACGCTGAAGTCGCCAATGACCGGTGTCATTTCGGAGCGCAGCGTGCAGCCGGGGCAGACCGTGCAGCAGGGTGCAGCGCTGTTCACCATCGTTGATCTGTCGACGCTTGACCTCAACGCTGCGGCGCCGCTCGGCTCCAGCGCGCTGCTGGCCAAGAACCAAGCCGTGACTATTACCATTGAAGGCGTTGCCAACCGCACGTTTGAAGGCGTGGTGGATCGGATCAATCCGGTTGCCGCGACCGGCACGCGGACGATCCCGGTCTATATCTCGCTCGACAATACGGACGGCCTGCTGCGCGGTGGCATGTTTGCCATCGGTCAGGTGGTGATCGCCGACCGCCCCGACGCATTGGCGGTGCCGCCAGCGGCGCTACGCGAAGATGCCGAGGGCTATTATGTGCTCAAGCTGGCCGACGGCAAGGTGGTGCGCCAGGCCATCAAGCAGGGCGGCAGCTGGAACGGCAATCGTCTGGTCGAAATCACCTCGGGCCTTGTGGCTGGCGATGTTGTCGTCACGGCGCCCCTCACCCAGTTGCAGCCGGACGATCTGGTTGAGATGGTGGAGGGCTAA
- a CDS encoding efflux RND transporter permease subunit has protein sequence MFLTRISVNHPVFATMIMVAMLVFGIYSYQRLPIEQLPDIDLPVVAVVVSYPGASPEAVENDIVRPIEEAVNTISGLDTIQSTSRSGQALVIILFDMSVNSQAAAQDVRDRLATVEANFPDNAGDAQVLRFDPSELPVMSLAVSSETLSPRDLTALTDDVIVSRLSNIAGVGRATVVGGVPRQLNVLVDPDRLNAFNVGVGEVIQALGQDNQNLPAGSITDGAVVQSIQVEGRIENADDFLEIVVSRQGGQAVYLRDVATIEDGQADVTSLALLNGERALAIDVVKTQGANTVGVAEEVRKVIANMQANVLPDTVHLEIITDNAVPVEDSFHAVQNMLVEGAVLAVLIVFVFLNSWRSTVITGLTLPISIIGTMIVLYFAGFTLNMMTLMALSLAVGILIDDAIVVRENIMRHLHMGKSHRQAALDGTNEIGLAVLATTLSIVAVFLPVAFMDGILGRFFLQFGVTVSVAVLISLFVAFTLDPMMSSVWYDPAAHPGVKRGPVGRAINQFDRFFQWINDGYRGVLRWCLKFRKTTLAAAFLSLIGSFFLFPLVGVEFVPATDTGEFQVSIETPTGSSIDYTASKVRQVDATLKRFPEVESTYATINAGTTSGDNRASVVVSLVDKGLRNRSPQDMTVEVRQALAQIPGAEFTIGAASGLGGSSAPISITIYGDNFTVLEQLADRLAARMRSIEGLEDVESSLDAAQPVLGVRIDRDLASDLGVSLSQIGNTLGPMLGGQEVTDWTAPNGDNYKVMVRLPEWARNDIESLGSLPITQSGATGSNSMIRLDQVARIVQSEGPGEILRKDLSRQVSVTANLSGVGLGDVTAQVQAAIDSIEMPTGYRITQGGDVEQLGDTAAAAGSALLLAVIFIYLVLASQFGSFLQPIAIMVSLPLALIGVMVGLLIGGSTLNMFSAIGFIMLMGLVVKNAILLVDNANQHVREGWNLYEALVEAGSTRFRPIIMTTLAMIFGMLPLALSLHEGSGQNAPMAHAVIGGLISSTALTLVVVPVMLTYIESLGRFIGRFMPRAPDDEEAAIAAHPAG, from the coding sequence ATGTTTCTCACCCGCATCAGCGTAAACCATCCGGTTTTCGCCACCATGATCATGGTGGCGATGCTGGTTTTTGGTATCTATTCATACCAACGCCTGCCCATCGAGCAGTTGCCCGACATCGACCTTCCGGTCGTTGCCGTGGTGGTCAGCTATCCCGGCGCCTCGCCGGAAGCGGTCGAGAACGATATCGTTCGACCGATCGAAGAAGCGGTCAATACGATCAGCGGGCTCGACACCATTCAGTCGACCTCGCGTTCGGGCCAGGCCCTGGTCATCATCCTGTTCGACATGAGCGTCAATTCGCAGGCCGCCGCACAGGACGTGCGCGACCGGCTAGCGACGGTTGAGGCGAATTTCCCCGACAATGCGGGCGATGCGCAGGTGCTGCGGTTCGATCCGTCGGAACTGCCAGTGATGTCGCTGGCTGTGAGTTCGGAGACACTGTCGCCGCGCGATCTGACCGCGCTGACCGATGACGTCATCGTCAGCCGGCTGTCCAATATTGCCGGTGTCGGTCGTGCGACCGTCGTCGGTGGCGTGCCGCGCCAGCTCAATGTTCTGGTCGATCCTGATCGGTTGAACGCCTTCAATGTGGGCGTTGGCGAGGTCATTCAGGCGCTGGGGCAGGACAATCAGAACCTGCCGGCCGGCTCGATCACCGATGGTGCCGTGGTGCAGTCCATTCAGGTGGAAGGCCGTATTGAGAACGCCGACGATTTCCTTGAAATCGTAGTATCGCGTCAGGGTGGGCAGGCGGTTTACCTGCGCGACGTTGCGACCATCGAAGACGGTCAGGCCGATGTGACCAGCCTTGCGCTGCTCAACGGCGAGCGGGCCTTGGCTATCGACGTGGTCAAGACGCAGGGCGCCAATACGGTCGGCGTTGCCGAAGAGGTGCGCAAGGTCATTGCCAATATGCAGGCCAATGTCCTGCCCGATACGGTGCATCTGGAAATCATCACCGACAATGCCGTGCCTGTGGAAGACTCCTTCCACGCGGTGCAGAACATGCTGGTCGAAGGCGCCGTTCTGGCGGTGCTGATCGTCTTTGTGTTCCTCAACTCGTGGCGGTCGACGGTCATTACCGGCCTGACGCTGCCGATCTCGATCATCGGCACGATGATCGTGCTGTATTTCGCCGGCTTTACCCTCAACATGATGACCCTGATGGCGCTGTCGCTGGCGGTGGGTATTCTGATCGACGACGCCATCGTGGTGCGTGAAAACATCATGCGACATCTGCATATGGGCAAGAGCCACCGTCAGGCGGCGCTTGATGGGACCAACGAAATCGGCCTTGCCGTGTTGGCGACAACGCTGTCGATTGTGGCGGTGTTCCTGCCGGTGGCGTTCATGGATGGTATCCTTGGCCGCTTCTTCCTGCAGTTCGGCGTCACCGTTTCGGTGGCAGTGCTGATCTCGCTGTTTGTGGCGTTTACGCTCGATCCGATGATGTCTTCGGTCTGGTACGATCCGGCGGCGCATCCCGGCGTCAAGCGTGGTCCGGTGGGCCGCGCCATCAACCAGTTCGACCGGTTCTTCCAGTGGATCAATGATGGCTATCGCGGCGTGCTGCGCTGGTGCCTCAAGTTCCGCAAGACCACGCTGGCGGCAGCTTTCCTGTCGTTGATCGGCTCGTTCTTCCTGTTCCCGCTGGTCGGGGTGGAATTCGTGCCGGCGACCGATACGGGCGAGTTCCAGGTGTCGATCGAAACGCCGACCGGCTCGTCCATCGACTATACGGCAAGCAAGGTTCGTCAGGTTGACGCGACGCTCAAGCGTTTCCCGGAAGTTGAAAGCACCTATGCCACGATCAATGCGGGCACGACTTCGGGTGATAATCGCGCCAGCGTCGTCGTTTCGCTTGTGGACAAGGGGCTGCGCAACCGTTCGCCACAGGACATGACGGTGGAAGTGCGTCAGGCCCTGGCACAGATCCCCGGCGCGGAATTCACCATTGGTGCCGCGTCCGGTCTGGGCGGTAGCTCGGCGCCGATTTCGATCACCATCTATGGCGATAATTTCACGGTGCTCGAGCAATTGGCCGACCGGCTGGCGGCGCGCATGCGCTCCATCGAAGGTCTGGAAGACGTCGAGTCGAGCCTTGATGCGGCGCAGCCTGTGCTGGGTGTGCGGATCGACCGAGACCTTGCCAGCGATCTGGGCGTGAGCCTGTCGCAGATCGGCAATACGCTTGGGCCCATGCTGGGCGGTCAGGAAGTGACCGACTGGACCGCACCAAACGGGGACAATTACAAGGTCATGGTTCGCCTGCCGGAATGGGCGCGCAATGACATTGAATCCCTCGGCTCGCTGCCGATCACCCAGAGTGGGGCGACCGGGTCCAATTCGATGATCCGGCTCGATCAGGTTGCGCGCATCGTGCAGTCGGAAGGTCCGGGCGAAATCCTGCGTAAGGATCTGTCGCGTCAGGTCAGCGTCACGGCCAATCTGTCGGGCGTTGGTCTGGGCGATGTGACGGCACAGGTGCAGGCGGCCATCGACAGCATCGAAATGCCGACCGGCTATCGCATCACGCAGGGCGGTGATGTCGAGCAGTTGGGTGATACGGCGGCGGCAGCGGGTTCTGCGCTATTGCTGGCGGTGATCTTCATCTACCTCGTGCTGGCCAGTCAGTTCGGCAGCTTCCTGCAGCCGATTGCGATCATGGTGTCGTTGCCACTCGCGTTGATCGGCGTGATGGTGGGTCTGCTGATCGGCGGGTCGACGCTCAACATGTTCTCGGCCATCGGCTTCATCATGCTGATGGGTCTGGTGGTGAAGAACGCCATTCTGTTGGTCGACAATGCCAACCAGCATGTGCGCGAAGGCTGGAACCTTTATGAGGCGCTGGTCGAGGCGGGGTCTACCCGTTTCCGCCCGATCATCATGACGACGCTCGCCATGATCTTTGGCATGTTGCCGCTGGCACTGAGCCTGCATGAAGGCAGCGGCCAGAACGCGCCGATGGCTCATGCGGTGATCGGTGGCCTGATCAGCTCGACGGCGCTGACGCTGGTCGTGGTGCCGGTGATGCTGACCTATATCGAGTCGTTGGGACGCTTTATCGGGCGCTTCATGCCCCGCGCGCCCGATGACGAGGAAGCGGCAATCGCAGCCCATCCGGCGGGGTAG
- a CDS encoding class II glutamine amidotransferase, producing MCRFLAYTGESVFLDKLLIEPASSLVNQSLAAREAKTVVNGDGCGVGWYGARLEPGCYRGTLPAWSDANLASLCHQVSAPMFLAHVRSATSGEVSMANCHPFVAGRHLFMHNGQIGGYDRIRRSIEAVIPDDLYAKRRGNGDSEAIFLAALGNGLALDPVAAVAATLGICLRIMASNDVTTALRFTAILADGETLRAFRWSSDDHPPSLYWRQMDAGIAIASEPFGDSGDHWETVPPSSVMTAGRDNVSFSAFAVV from the coding sequence ATGTGCCGCTTCCTCGCTTACACGGGGGAGTCGGTCTTCCTCGACAAGCTGTTGATCGAACCCGCCTCGTCGCTGGTCAACCAGTCGCTGGCCGCGCGTGAAGCCAAGACCGTCGTCAATGGCGACGGTTGCGGCGTTGGCTGGTACGGCGCCCGGCTCGAACCGGGCTGCTATCGCGGCACTCTCCCCGCATGGTCCGATGCAAACCTGGCCTCGCTTTGCCATCAGGTCAGCGCCCCGATGTTTCTGGCCCATGTGCGCTCGGCCACGTCGGGCGAAGTTTCGATGGCCAATTGCCACCCCTTCGTCGCTGGCCGCCACCTCTTCATGCACAATGGCCAGATCGGCGGCTACGACCGCATCCGCCGCTCGATCGAAGCCGTCATTCCCGACGACCTCTATGCCAAGCGCCGTGGCAATGGCGACAGCGAAGCCATATTCCTTGCCGCGCTCGGCAATGGTCTGGCGCTCGATCCGGTCGCCGCCGTCGCCGCGACGCTGGGCATATGCCTGCGCATCATGGCGTCCAATGACGTCACCACCGCCCTGCGCTTTACCGCCATTCTGGCCGATGGCGAAACCCTGCGCGCCTTCCGCTGGTCGAGCGACGATCACCCGCCCTCGCTCTACTGGCGCCAGATGGACGCCGGCATTGCCATCGCCTCCGAACCGTTCGGCGATAGCGGCGACCACTGGGAAACAGTTCCGCCCAGCAGCGTGATGACTGCCGGGCGGGATAATGTGTCGTTCAGCGCCTTCGCCGTAGTCTGA
- a CDS encoding aspartate/glutamate racemase family protein produces the protein MKTIGLIGGMSWESTAVYYRLINEAVRNQRGGLHSAEIAMRSLDFTRVVELQKAGRWDDAGTLLGEAGAGLARSGASCVLICTNTMHLVSKPVAAMSGVPLIDIIDETAHALLADGRRRPLLLATRYTMEHGFYAERMKQHGIEVLTPGDDERGDVHNIIFDELCQGKVHDMSRARYLDIIDAARAKGIDSVILGCTEISMLVDPATLPVRGYDSTAIHAEAAVRFALADVMERAA, from the coding sequence ATGAAGACCATTGGCCTTATCGGCGGCATGAGCTGGGAATCCACCGCGGTGTATTATCGCCTCATCAATGAAGCAGTGCGCAACCAGCGTGGTGGCCTGCATTCTGCCGAGATCGCCATGCGCTCGCTCGATTTCACCCGCGTGGTTGAACTGCAAAAGGCCGGCCGCTGGGACGATGCCGGCACCCTGCTCGGCGAAGCTGGTGCGGGTCTGGCCAGGTCCGGCGCATCCTGCGTGTTGATCTGCACTAACACCATGCATCTGGTCTCCAAGCCCGTCGCGGCCATGAGTGGCGTACCGCTGATCGACATCATCGATGAAACCGCCCACGCCCTGCTCGCCGATGGTCGCCGTCGCCCCCTGCTTCTGGCCACCCGCTACACGATGGAGCACGGCTTCTACGCCGAGCGCATGAAGCAGCACGGCATCGAAGTGCTGACACCGGGCGATGACGAGCGCGGCGACGTGCACAACATCATTTTCGACGAGCTCTGCCAGGGCAAGGTGCACGACATGTCGCGCGCTCGCTATCTCGACATCATCGACGCCGCCCGCGCCAAGGGCATCGACTCGGTGATCCTTGGTTGCACCGAAATCTCGATGCTGGTCGATCCGGCAACCCTGCCGGTGCGCGGTTATGACTCGACCGCCATCCATGCCGAAGCCGCCGTGCGGTTTGCCCTCGCTGACGTGATGGAGCGCGCCGCCTGA
- a CDS encoding Lrp/AsnC family transcriptional regulator: MLDDRDRKILDLLQGNAEMAVNDIADAVSLSASACSRRIARLREEGYIERSVALLNRKKLGLPTTVFVIVRTGKHEAGWLDDFHAAVSTIPEIVEVHRLTGNFDYILKLVLPNVEHYDVIYRQLVGRVELFDMSAYISMETVKLSTGLPTHYVG, from the coding sequence ATGCTTGATGATCGCGACCGCAAAATTCTCGACCTGTTGCAGGGTAACGCCGAAATGGCCGTCAACGACATTGCCGATGCGGTGTCGCTTTCGGCGTCGGCCTGTTCGCGCCGCATCGCGCGGCTGCGCGAGGAGGGCTATATCGAGCGCTCGGTGGCGCTTCTGAATCGCAAGAAGCTCGGCCTGCCGACCACGGTCTTCGTCATCGTGCGCACGGGCAAGCATGAGGCCGGCTGGCTCGATGATTTCCACGCGGCGGTCAGCACCATTCCCGAGATTGTCGAAGTGCACCGGCTGACCGGGAATTTCGATTATATCCTCAAGCTGGTGTTGCCCAATGTGGAGCATTACGACGTCATCTATCGCCAGCTGGTTGGCCGGGTCGAGCTGTTCGACATGTCGGCCTATATCTCGATGGAAACGGTGAAGCTGTCGACGGGGCTGCCGACGCATTACGTGGGGTGA